A genome region from Maylandia zebra isolate NMK-2024a linkage group LG6, Mzebra_GT3a, whole genome shotgun sequence includes the following:
- the cep20 gene encoding centrosomal protein 20 — translation MATITELKCALRETLESRGVLGQLKARIRAEVFSALDDQREPRPPLSHENLIINELIREYLEFNKYRYTASVLTAESGQPEVPLDRQFLANELKVTEDPSSKSVPLLYGLVSHFVNSSNKGGKVFLRGAAAINTPGTDA, via the exons CTTTGAGGGAAACGCTGGAGTCTCGCGGTGTGCTGGGCCAGCTGAAGGCTCGCATCCGGGCGGAGGTGTTCAGCGCCCTGGATGACCAGCGTGAACCGCGACCTCCCCTGTCCCACGAAAACCTGATCATCAACGAGCTCATCAGGGAGTACTTGGAGTTCAACAAGTACAGATACACAGCGTCTGTGCTGACTGCAG agtcGGGCCAACCCGAAGTTCCTTTGGACAGACAGTTCCTGGCGAATGAGCtgaaagtcactgaggatccaAGCTCCAAGTCAGT accTCTTCTATATGGCTTAGTGTCCCActttgtgaacagcagtaatAAGGGAGGGAAGGTGTTTCTGCGAGGCGCTGCTGCCATTAACACTCCTGGAACTGATGCCTAA